One window from the genome of Esox lucius isolate fEsoLuc1 chromosome 23, fEsoLuc1.pri, whole genome shotgun sequence encodes:
- the LOC105020498 gene encoding UDP-glucuronosyltransferase 2C1-like, translating to MTITTVKTVDKAVLGPLLPALGLLLLCSFLCVSGGKVLIWPGEYSHWLNMKTIVEELSQRGHEITVITHSATPSVSNSSLAPGNYRFEVLQVNFTRQDVQQNVDEMLKYWTYDMPNDNLIQATLRIKAIIDTGVRHNQEVCNALFSNAELLERLRTDRYDVLLSDPMMSVGGELLAETLGLPFILSMRFSFANTIERLCGQLPSPPSYVPGIGFAYTDKMTFAQRLKNILFCISQDILFKIVSVTKWDGLFTEVLGTPTTLCEILGKADMWLIRTYWDFEYPRPLLPNFKFVGGLHCKPAKPLPEPIEEFVQSSGDDGIVVFSLGSMVKNLTKEKGNTIASALGQIPQKVLWRYTGVKPETLAPNTRLYDWIPQNDLLGHPKTKAFISHGGTNGLYEAIYHGVPVVGIPLFGDQPDNIMHMKTKGAAVMIDLNEMTSQDLVDGLNSVINDPTYKENMMRLSRIHHDQPMTPLDTAVFWIEFVMRNKGAKHLRVESHNLSWYQYHCLDVAAALLSVVGLITVVTVKTCTFFLRKCFRKAKARQKTE from the exons ATGACAATAACAACTGTAAAGACAGTTGATAAG GCTGTGTTGGGGCCTCTGCTACCTGCGCTGGGGCTGCTCCTGCTCTGctcctttctgtgtgtgtccggGGGCAAGGTGCTGATCTGGCCAGGAGAATACAGCCACTGGCTCAACATGAAGACCATAGTGGAGGAGCTGTCACAGAGGGGCCACGAGATCACAGTGATCACCCACTCAGCCACACCGTCCGTCAGCAACAGCTCCCTCGCTCCAGGCAACTACCGTTTTGAAGTCCTCCAGGTTAACTTCACTAGACAGGATGTGCAGCAGAATGTGGATGAGATGCTGAAGTACTGGACATATGATATGCCCAATGACAATTTAATCCAGGCAACACTGAGGATTAAGGCTATTATAGATACTGGTGTGAGACATAATCAAGAAGTATGTAATGCATTGTTCTCCAACGCAGAGCTGCTGGAGAGACTGAGGACTGACCGGTATGATGTTCTGCTGAGTGACCCCATGATGAGTGTAGGAGGAGAGCTCCTTGCAGAGACTCTGGGCCTACCATTCATTCTCTCAATGCGTTTCTCTTTTGCTAACACCATAGAGAGACTCTGTGGTCAGCTCCCATCACCCCCATCTTATGTGCCAGGCATTGGGTTTGCATACACTGATAAAATGACATTTGCTCAGCGGCTGAAAAACATTCTGTTTTGTATATCTCAAGACATCTTGTTTAAGATCGTATCTGTGACAAAATGGGATGGATTATTCACTGAGGTTCTTG GGACTCCGACCACATTATGTGAAATCCTGGGCAAGGCTGACATGTGGTTGATACGAACCTACTGGGACTTTGAGTATCCACGACCTTTGCTACCAAACTTCAAATTTGTGGGAGGCCTTCACTGCAAACCTGCAAAGCCACTGCCAGAG CCCATTGAGGAGTTTGTTCAGAGTTCAGGAGATGACGGGATTGTGGTATTTTCACTGGGTTCCATGGTGAAGAACCTAACTAAAGAGAAAGGAAACACCATCGCTTCTGCATTGGGACAGATACCACAGAAG GTACTGTGGAGATACACTGGAGTGAAACCAGAGACTCTGGCTCCCAACACAAGACTTTATGACTGGATTCCACAGAATGACTTACTGg GACATCCAAAGACCAAAGCCTTCATCTCTCATGGGGGGACCAATGGACTGTATGAAGCTATCTACCATGGAGTTCCTGTGGTGGGCATCCCTCTTTTCGGTGACCAGCCAGACAACATCATGCACATGAAGACCAAGGGAGCTGCAGTCATGATTGATCTAAATGAGATGACCTCCCAAGACCTGGTGGACGGACTCAACAGCGTAATCAACGACCCAAC gtacaaagaaaacatgatgcGCCTGTCCAGAATCCACCACGACCAACCAATGACGCCCCTGGATACTGCAGTGTTCTGGATTGAGTTTGTGATGCGCAACAAGGGGGCCAAGCACCTGAGAGTGGAGTCCCATAACCTGAGCTGGTACCAGTACCACTGTCTGGACGTGGCAGCCGCCCTGCTGTCTGTAGTGGGTCTCATCACTGTTGTCACTGTTAAAACATGTACTTTCTTCCTCCGCAAGTGCTTCAGAAAGGCTAAGGCGAGGCAGAAGACTGAGTGA